GCCCGAGTTGGCCGTTGGCGTGACGGCGGCTGTGGAAGGCAGTGGGGCGTTGGCCGTCGGCAACATCGCGGGCACCAACATCGTGAACCTGCTGTTCATCCTCGGGCTCAGTGCGCTGTTGCGGCCGTTGGCGATTCAGCATCGCACGTTGCGTCTCGACCTGCCCGCGATGGCGGTGGCCGCGGTGCTGTTCTGGGTGCTGTCCGTCGACGGAACCCTCTCGCGGGTCGACGGCGTGATCCTGCTGTGCTCGGCGATCGCGTACACCGTGGTGGTGGTGCGCTCGGCGCGGTCGGAGACCCGCGACCTCGTCGACGAGTACGCATCGGCCTACCGGGGCCAGGGATATCAGGGCGAGCCGATCGGTGACGACGAGACGCCGGCACACCAGGCGGAGCTTCGGCGCACCGGAGGGCTCGTACGCCATGTCGCGATGACGGTCGTGGGCATCACGATCGTCGTCGTCGGGGCCGAGTGGCTGGTCGACGGGGCCGTGGGCATCGCGCGCGAATTCGGTGTGTCCGACGCGCTGATCGGTCTCACGATCGTCGCGATCGGCACCTCGGCTCCCGAACTGGTGACGACGATTGTCTCGACCATGCGCGGTGAGCGCGACATCGCGATCGGAAACCTGTTGGGCAGCAGTGTCTACAACATCGTGCTGATCCTGGGTGTCACATGTCTCGTGCCGGGTCAGGGGCTGCCGCTCACATCCAACTTGGTGTGGATCGACATTCCCGTGATGGTGGCCGCCACGCTGATCTTGATCCCGGTCTTCTTCTCGGGCCGCAGGGTTCATCGTGCCGAGGGGGCCGCGATGGTGGTCGTCTACCTCGCATACCTGACCGTCCTGCTGGTCACGCAGACCTGACGATCAGACCGACAGGTCGCGCCGCAGCTTGGCCACGTGGCCGGTGGCGCGAACGTTGTACTGCGCGACGGCGATCCTCCCGTCCTCGTCGACCAGGAAGGTCGACCGGATGACGCCCTGAACGGTCTTGCCGTACATCGTCTTCTCGCCGTAGGCACCCCAGGCCGTCAGCACGTTGCGGTCGGGATCGGACAGCAGCGGGAAGGTCAGGCCTTCCTTGTCGCGAAACTTGGCGAGCTTTTCCGGCTTGTCGGGGGAGATCCCGACGACATCCAGGCCCGCATCGTTGAGTTCGGCGAGGTTGTCGCGGAAGTCGCAGGCCTGCTTGGTGCAACCGGGAGTCGACGCCGCCGGGTAGAAGTAGACGATGACCTTCCTGCCCCGGTAATCGGCGAGGCTGACGGTGTTGCCGTCGGCATCCGGCAGACTGAACGCGGGTGCGGTGTCACCTGGTTGTAGACGGGGTGTCGGCGGCATGCACTGGATCCCTTCTCGTCGGGCGGTACCGATGGAACGGTGCCGGCTGATCTAGGGTAGTGCCGCAGGGCACCACGACAGGGACCGGCTTAGAGGAGCAAACAGTGGCGAACCGCGATCCGGAGACCATCAAGCGGGAGATCGACGAGGCTCGTGATCGATTGGCGTTGACCGTCGATTCGCTGGCCGAGCGCGCCAATCCACAGCGGCTCGCCGAAGACGTCAGGTCCGTGGTCGTCGGGTTCATCAAGAAACCGGCGGTGACGGCGTCACTCGCGGGTGTGGGCGCGATCGTGGCGATCGTGATCGTGCGTCGGATCAAGCGCCGCTGACCACAGCATCGTGTGTTCGCCCGCCGGTCAAACCGGCGGGCGTTTCTCTGTGCGCTGTCGTGGTGAGCGGGCCGCCGGGTCAGCGTCGGCGTCCGGTCCGCAGCCAGCCTGCCAGCGAGAAACTGGGTGGATTGGCGACGCGTCCGATGCGGTTGCAGGTGTAGACCATGATCGGCTGATGAGTAGCAACGAACTGCGAGGTGGTCGACGCCGCCGGGAGTTGGTCACCTGCCGTGGTCATCAGCTAATACCTCGAATCCTGGCGCTGTTGCTACGTGGAGGCCGGCCGTTATAAGTCAGCTAACTAGAGAATAGCAGCATGTCTGTCGTCTGACCAGGGTATGTCTCGGATATCGAGGTCAATTAGTAACTATCGCAAGCGTCAGTAATCTCGCAAACCGCTCGTGACCTCGAAGGTTGATCTTGATAGCAGCACATTTGACGCGTGGTCGGCGACGTCAGGCAGACGAAAAGCGCGCTGTCAATGGGCAAAGTGTGCGGATTTCGAGGCCGGCGCTGCGTCACGCTTCGGTTGATCTTGAATCTGCCCGGACCGCGTGGACCCAGCTAATGCGTCGCATCCGACTGTGCCGTGCCCCGCGCGATGGGAAGGTGATGAGCGCTGGGCCGTCGGCATCGCCGTAACTGCTCGTGCTGCCGTTTGCTGGTTGTCGCCGTCGGCCCGCGTGCCCGCTTTGGTGCCGGCGTCGGTCGGGCGGCGCCGGGTCGGCCGGAGGGGCTGTTTCTGGCTGGTGCGCAGGGCTTTTCCGTCGGTGTACCGCGAACCGCAACGGAACTGGCGATTCCCGGCCGCAGATCCGGTGAACGGCCGTTATCGCGCGAACGGTTGCTACCACGTGGCTGTGTAGCTAAGGTCGAGGGCAGGTCCGGGTCGGGGAGCGGATCGGTGAATCAAGCGCAGTTGCAACACGGATGAAACCGTGTGATCAAGGGGGGACGTGTCGTGCAGCAGATTTTCCTCGGATTTGCCGCCTCGTCACGACGTCTCCGGCGCCATGCCGCCGCGAAGCGTCCGCTCCTCCCTCGGCACGGTGCGGGAGGTCTTATGGCACATGTGAGCGACGAAACGCTGGGCGACCTGCGGCGGGAGCTCGACCGCTTCAAGAGTGAGCAGTACCGCGACGCCGGCTATGCCGCGGCTCATCTGGCGGGCGCGGTCGAGGCCCTTCTGGAAGAGGCCGAGCAGAGCGTCTCCGACCGATATCGCGTCAGCTGAAAGACATCGACCGCAGGTCAACATCATTTCCGAACTCAGAAACGCGAAAGGGCGGGCACTTGGCCCGCCCTCACGCGATGTATGGTGCGCCGTCAGGGTTTCGAACCCCGGACCCGCTGATTAAGAGTCAGCTGCTCTACCAACTGAGCTAACGGCGCGCGGTGAAGACAATAACAGGACAAGACCCCGAGCGTGAAATCCGCAGGCCAGAGCGCCGGCGAGCGCTTCGCCCGGGGGTAGTCCGAAGTTGCCCTTAGAATCGTTGCGAGAACTGGTTGGTCGCAGCCGGGTGCAAGGGATGGAGCGTGATGGGGCAGGTAACGACGGTGATCCGTCCGCGCCGCGGTTTGTTCCGGTCGGCGGTTGTCGCAATGGTGCCCGCATTGCTGTTCGGTCTCATGGCTTGCGGTAAGGACGAACAGGACGGGCCTGCGCCGGTGATCGCCGACAAGGGCACACCGTTCGGTGACCTCCTGGTGCCGAGGGTCAACGCCTCGGTCACCGACGGCGCGGTCGGCGTGCGGGTCGAGGCGCCCGTGACGGTCACCGCGGAGAACGGCGTGCTGGGCGCGGTCAGCATGACCGACGAGAGCGGCTCGCCGGTCGCGGGAACGCTCAGCGAGGACGGGTTGACGTGGTCGACCACCGATCCGCTGGATTACAACGAGCAGTACACGCTCACCGCGCAGTCGCTCGGCCTCGGCGGTGTGACGAATCGGCGCATCCAGTTCGAGACGCACTCGCCGGAGAACCTGACGATGCCGTACGTGCTGCCCAACAACGGCGAAGTCGTCGGGGTGGGCCAGCCGATCGCGATCCGCTTCGACGAGAACATCACCGATCGGGTTGCGGCGCAGCGCGCGATCACGGTCAAGACCACGCCGCACGTCGAGGGCGCTTTCTACTGGCTCAACAACCGCGAGGTGCGGTGGCGGCCCGCCGAGTACTGGAAGCCCGGCACCACGGTCGATGTGTCGGTGAACACCTACGGCGTCGAACTGGGTGACGGCCTGTACGGGCAGGACAACGTCGAAACCCATTTCAAGATCGGTGACGAGGTCGTCGCCGTCGCCGACGACAACACGAAGACGCTCACGGTGCGACGCAACGGCGAGGTCATCAAGACCATGCCGATCTCGATGGGCAAGAACAGCACGCCCACCAACAACGGCATCTACATCATCGGCGATCGCTACGAGCACCTCGTGATGGATTCCTCGACCTACGGCGTTCCGGTCAACTCGCCGAACGGGTATCGCACCGAGGTCGACTACGCGACCCAGATGTCCTACAGCGGCATCTACGTCCACGGCGCACCGTGGTCGGTGGGCAGCCAGGGCTACAGCAATGTCAGTCACGGGTGCCTCAACGTCAGCACCGCCAACGCGCGTTGGTTCTACGAGAACACCAAGCGCGGCGACATCGTCGAGGTGCGCAACACCGTCGGCTCGCTGCTTCCCGGCACCGACGGCCTGGGCGACTGGAACATCCCGTGGGAACAGTGGCGCGCCGGTAACGCCAGCACCTGAGTGTTACCGCACCGAACGGTCCAGCGTGGCCAGTGAGTCGACGATGAACTGCTCGGGAAACGGTGGCATGCCGCCGATCTGGTCGGCGAAGCTCTGCGGTGTGTCCGTCCAGTCGTAGGTCAGCGTGACCTCGGTGGCATCCCCGTCGGGTAACAGGTCGTAGCGCCAGAACCAGCCGCCCGGGGTGTGGTTGCCCGCCTCGTCGAGCTGGCCGGGCACCCACGCGATCGTCCGGTTCTCGTCGAATTCGGTGACGAGGTTGTGCATGACGTAGTGGCCGCCGGCCTGTTCGAGGAACATGTTGATCGCGAACAGCTGCCCGGTGCCGGTGATGGGTCGCGGGTCGATCGCGTCGCGCACCCAGTCGCCCGGTTCGGTGTCCTTGTGACGGGCCGGGTCCGACAGGACCCGGAACACGTCCTGCGGCGCGGCCGCGATCCTGCGGCTGACGACATAGCGTTTCGGCGTGCTCATGCCTGGACCTTCTCCCCGTAGAGGCGGGCGATGTCGGGACTGTCGAGCCAGCCCGAATAGGTGGGGCGCTTGGGCCAACCCTCCGGGGAGTCCTGCCACTCCTCCTGGCGGCCGTACGGCAGCAGGTCGATGAGTGCGAAGGTGTGGCTGAGTTGTTCGGTGCCGCGACCGTTGGTGTGCCAGGTCCGGTAGACCTTGTCCCCGGACGGATGGGGGACCCGCAGGAACACGTTCACCGCGAAGCCCTCGTTGGGGCCGGCGTCGACGTCGG
This genomic window from Mycolicibacterium goodii contains:
- the bcp gene encoding thioredoxin-dependent thiol peroxidase → MPPTPRLQPGDTAPAFSLPDADGNTVSLADYRGRKVIVYFYPAASTPGCTKQACDFRDNLAELNDAGLDVVGISPDKPEKLAKFRDKEGLTFPLLSDPDRNVLTAWGAYGEKTMYGKTVQGVIRSTFLVDEDGRIAVAQYNVRATGHVAKLRRDLSV
- a CDS encoding L,D-transpeptidase, coding for MGQVTTVIRPRRGLFRSAVVAMVPALLFGLMACGKDEQDGPAPVIADKGTPFGDLLVPRVNASVTDGAVGVRVEAPVTVTAENGVLGAVSMTDESGSPVAGTLSEDGLTWSTTDPLDYNEQYTLTAQSLGLGGVTNRRIQFETHSPENLTMPYVLPNNGEVVGVGQPIAIRFDENITDRVAAQRAITVKTTPHVEGAFYWLNNREVRWRPAEYWKPGTTVDVSVNTYGVELGDGLYGQDNVETHFKIGDEVVAVADDNTKTLTVRRNGEVIKTMPISMGKNSTPTNNGIYIIGDRYEHLVMDSSTYGVPVNSPNGYRTEVDYATQMSYSGIYVHGAPWSVGSQGYSNVSHGCLNVSTANARWFYENTKRGDIVEVRNTVGSLLPGTDGLGDWNIPWEQWRAGNAST
- a CDS encoding calcium/sodium antiporter — encoded protein: MLGSAAWFAVGLVALAFGSEMMVRGGAQMASRMGISPIVVGLTVVSIGTSLPELAVGVTAAVEGSGALAVGNIAGTNIVNLLFILGLSALLRPLAIQHRTLRLDLPAMAVAAVLFWVLSVDGTLSRVDGVILLCSAIAYTVVVVRSARSETRDLVDEYASAYRGQGYQGEPIGDDETPAHQAELRRTGGLVRHVAMTVVGITIVVVGAEWLVDGAVGIAREFGVSDALIGLTIVAIGTSAPELVTTIVSTMRGERDIAIGNLLGSSVYNIVLILGVTCLVPGQGLPLTSNLVWIDIPVMVAATLILIPVFFSGRRVHRAEGAAMVVVYLAYLTVLLVTQT
- a CDS encoding DUF3618 domain-containing protein, with protein sequence MANRDPETIKREIDEARDRLALTVDSLAERANPQRLAEDVRSVVVGFIKKPAVTASLAGVGAIVAIVIVRRIKRR
- a CDS encoding ATPase, with amino-acid sequence MSTPKRYVVSRRIAAAPQDVFRVLSDPARHKDTEPGDWVRDAIDPRPITGTGQLFAINMFLEQAGGHYVMHNLVTEFDENRTIAWVPGQLDEAGNHTPGGWFWRYDLLPDGDATEVTLTYDWTDTPQSFADQIGGMPPFPEQFIVDSLATLDRSVR